AAAGGATCTTCGAGGAAATGAACACTCGCCGAGACACATTGGTCGTTGCCCTGTTGGTGATGGGCAGCTTGCTTGCTTGCAAGAAGAAGGAAACCCCTGCCCCCGTCGCCACCGAGGACCCGGTGGCCACCACCACCGCCACCGCGACGGCCACGGCCGCGCCGGCCGCCGACAAGACCTTCAAGGTCGGCGAGGAAGCCACTCAGCTGGACTACAAGATCAAGGTCAGCGAAGTGAAGGAGTGCAAGGCGCGCTACTACGAGAAGTCTTCGTTGAAGAAGGCGGGTCACCGTCTGGTCGGCGTGGAGATGACCATCGAGTCGATCAGCGACAAGCAGTTCACGCCCGGTACCTACAACATGAAGATCGTCGACGACGAGGGGCTGACCTACAAGTACAGCTTCCGCGGCACCTGTGAGCCCCGCTTGCAGAGCGGATCGCTGAACAAGGGTGAGAAGGCCAAGGGTTGGGTCACCTTCGAGGTGGGCGACAAGGCCAAGGGTCTGAAGTTCGCTTACGACCACCTGTCGATCCTGGGTCCGAAGCAGAACGTCAAGTTCGAGCTCGGCGACGTCGCCTCCAAGTGAGCCAGGGCGTCGGGGCGGGGTAACCCGCCGCTGACAGAGAACGGGCCGCGAGCAATCGAGGCCCGTTTCGTTTTGTGCGTCGTCCAGCGAGTCCCCTGCATTTGGCCCATGGCGGGCGCAGGCCGCTCGCATAAGCTCCGGCGGCTCGCCATGCCGTTTCGAAAAGGAGCGTCGAGCAATGAAGACCCACAGAGACACATTGGTCCTTTCCCTACTGGTGATGGGGAGCCTCCTTGCTTGCAAGAAGAAGGAAGCCCCCGTCGTAACCGAAGATCCAATCGCGACTTCGACTGCAACCACTCCCGACACGCCCGCGCCTGCCGCCGACAACACGTTCAAGCTGGGCGAAGAAGCGACGCAGCTCGAGTACAAGATCAAGGTGACCGAGGCCAAGGAGTGCAAGCCTCGCTACTACGAGAAGGCGCAGCTCAAGAAAGCGGGGCATCGCCTGATCGCCGTTGAGATGATCTTCGAAGCGATCGCGGATCAGCCCGTCACGCCGGCGACCTACAACATGAAGATCGTCGACGACGAGGGCCTCACCTACAAGTACAGCTACATGGGTAGCTGCGAGCCTCGTTTACAGAGCGGTAGCTTGAACAAGGGTGAGAAAGCCAAGGGCTGGGTTACCTTCGAGGTTGGCGAAAACGCGAAGGGTCTGAAGTTCGCCTACGATCACTTCGCCATCCTGGGACCGAAACAGAACGTGAAGTTCGACATCGGCGAAGTCGCGGCAGCCAAATAACCCTGAACTTTTCCGCTGCCCGCGGCCAATGCTAGAGGTTCTTGCAGAGCCATGAGCATCCCCGGCACACACACGAGCGCGCGTCCGAATCGGGCGCGCGCGTTGTTTTGTGTGGCGCTACTGCTGGGCCTAGTGGGCTGCAAGCGCGAGGCCGAAGCGGATGCAGTTGAACCCCCGCCGGACGCGGGCACGGAGACGAAACTTGCTGCCACGAGCTCGGCGGCGGCAAACGATGTCGGGGGCAAACCGCGCGGAATCGGCCAGGTCGCTCACGCTCCCAGCTACGAGATGGTGTTGCTCGGCGCGAAGACTTGTCCGCCCCCCGCGTGGCACCACATCAAGGCTGGCTACACGCGCCTTGGCGTGGAGGTCGAGCTGCGAGGTAAGTCGAAGTCTCAGCGCGTGCCGGCCAACCCGTTTTATGCGCGCCTGGTGGATCCCGAGGGAAAAGCCTATCGCCCGGTGTTCGGCGGTTGCGAACCGGATCTACGGCACACGCCCCTCGGGGTTGACGACAGCGTGCGCGCCTACATCACCTTCGAGATCCCAGAGGCCACGGGTCGCCTCCAGCTCCGCTATGACCCGCAACTGAAGAGCCCCGAAGCGTTGGAGTTCGACCTCGGCGTGTCGCCCGCTACCGCCGACTCCGCCAAGCCCTGAGCTTCGCCGAGGGCATCAAAGCGAACGAGCCGCCTCCGATGTAGGGGCGGCTCGAGCTGCTTTGGGGTTTGGGGGGGAGAGTGAACTCCCTGC
This portion of the Polyangiaceae bacterium genome encodes:
- a CDS encoding DUF4352 domain-containing protein, whose protein sequence is MKTHRDTLVLSLLVMGSLLACKKKEAPVVTEDPIATSTATTPDTPAPAADNTFKLGEEATQLEYKIKVTEAKECKPRYYEKAQLKKAGHRLIAVEMIFEAIADQPVTPATYNMKIVDDEGLTYKYSYMGSCEPRLQSGSLNKGEKAKGWVTFEVGENAKGLKFAYDHFAILGPKQNVKFDIGEVAAAK
- a CDS encoding DUF4352 domain-containing protein, which codes for MNTRRDTLVVALLVMGSLLACKKKETPAPVATEDPVATTTATATATAAPAADKTFKVGEEATQLDYKIKVSEVKECKARYYEKSSLKKAGHRLVGVEMTIESISDKQFTPGTYNMKIVDDEGLTYKYSFRGTCEPRLQSGSLNKGEKAKGWVTFEVGDKAKGLKFAYDHLSILGPKQNVKFELGDVASK
- a CDS encoding DUF4352 domain-containing protein; translated protein: MSIPGTHTSARPNRARALFCVALLLGLVGCKREAEADAVEPPPDAGTETKLAATSSAAANDVGGKPRGIGQVAHAPSYEMVLLGAKTCPPPAWHHIKAGYTRLGVEVELRGKSKSQRVPANPFYARLVDPEGKAYRPVFGGCEPDLRHTPLGVDDSVRAYITFEIPEATGRLQLRYDPQLKSPEALEFDLGVSPATADSAKP